One genomic segment of Rubeoparvulum massiliense includes these proteins:
- a CDS encoding alpha-ketoacid dehydrogenase subunit beta has product MAMLSYIEAITQAMREEMKRDSSVFIMGEDVGVRGGVFRATLGLIDEFGEERVIDTPLTESAIVGVGIGAATYGMRPICEIQFADFIMPAVNQIVSEAAKMRYRSNNDWHCPMVIRAPYGGGVHGALYHSQSVEALFASTPGLKIVTPSNPYDAKGLLKAAIRDEDPVLFFEHKRLYRLVKEEVPEEDYIVPIGKAATIREGDDLTVFTYGLTVQFVKEAAERLAEEGIHAHIIDLRTLYPLDQESIIAAAKHTGKILIVHEDNKEGGIGAEVSAIIAEHCLFDLDAPIQRLCGPDIPAMPYSPPLEKFFMLDAQKVYDAMKALAQY; this is encoded by the coding sequence ATGGCAATGCTATCATATATTGAAGCCATCACTCAGGCCATGCGTGAGGAGATGAAGCGCGATTCCAGTGTCTTCATCATGGGAGAGGATGTTGGGGTTCGTGGCGGTGTTTTCCGTGCTACCCTCGGTTTGATCGATGAGTTTGGTGAGGAGCGGGTCATCGACACACCTCTTACTGAATCAGCCATTGTTGGTGTAGGGATCGGTGCTGCAACCTATGGTATGCGTCCCATCTGTGAGATTCAATTTGCAGATTTTATCATGCCCGCAGTGAATCAGATTGTGAGCGAAGCAGCCAAGATGCGTTACCGTTCCAACAATGATTGGCATTGTCCCATGGTCATTCGCGCTCCCTATGGTGGCGGTGTACACGGTGCCCTCTACCATTCTCAGAGCGTTGAAGCATTATTCGCCAGCACACCAGGGCTAAAGATTGTGACACCCTCCAATCCCTATGATGCCAAAGGACTTCTCAAAGCAGCCATCCGCGATGAGGATCCCGTCCTTTTCTTTGAGCATAAGCGCTTATACCGTCTGGTTAAAGAAGAGGTGCCTGAAGAGGATTATATTGTGCCAATTGGTAAGGCAGCTACCATTCGTGAAGGCGACGATCTCACGGTCTTTACTTATGGGCTCACGGTTCAATTTGTGAAGGAGGCTGCTGAGCGTTTAGCAGAGGAAGGAATTCATGCTCATATTATTGACCTACGTACCCTCTACCCCCTTGACCAGGAATCGATTATTGCTGCTGCGAAGCATACCGGTAAGATCCTCATCGTACATGAGGATAATAAGGAAGGAGGAATTGGTGCAGAGGTATCAGCTATCATTGCAGAACATTGCTTATTCGATTTGGATGCACCCATTCAACGCTTATGTGGGCCGGATATTCCAGCGATGCCCTATAGTCCTCCATTAGAGAAATTTTTCATGCTGGATGCCCAGAAGGTATACGATGCCATGAAGGCCTTGGCCCAGTATTAG
- the prli42 gene encoding stressosome-associated protein Prli42: protein MHMHRWMKPIIYLVIITLVISTLVMGFGFLF from the coding sequence ATGCATATGCATAGGTGGATGAAGCCGATAATCTATCTGGTTATCATTACGCTCGTCATTTCCACTTTGGTTATGGGCTTCGGTTTCTTATTCTAA
- a CDS encoding bifunctional enoyl-CoA hydratase/phosphate acetyltransferase: MDELLHIVIQRPRKRIALAVAEGEETFKALQLAVKHRIADFLLYGDEKIIRKHMAEGQFPLPAEWLIHAASHTEACEKAVHAVHAGEADVLMKGLVHTSTFVRTILQHGGLRSERLLSHVTIFQLPQLERLLFVTDSGMNIHPTLEEKREITQNVIDLAHRLGIPQPKVAILAAIETVNPQMPVTIDAAALAKMADRGQIQGGIVDGPLALDNAISPASVKEKGVLSPVAGEADILVVPTLEAGNTLYKALAYLADARVGALLVGAKRPIILPSRADHAETKFHSMLFALAQDY; encoded by the coding sequence ATGGATGAACTCTTACATATCGTGATACAACGTCCCAGAAAACGTATTGCCCTCGCTGTAGCAGAAGGCGAAGAGACTTTTAAAGCATTGCAATTAGCTGTGAAACATCGGATTGCTGACTTTTTACTCTATGGTGATGAGAAGATCATCCGCAAGCACATGGCTGAGGGGCAATTTCCATTGCCAGCTGAATGGTTGATCCATGCAGCTTCACATACGGAAGCATGCGAAAAGGCAGTTCATGCTGTTCATGCAGGGGAAGCAGATGTTCTGATGAAAGGATTGGTGCATACCTCCACCTTTGTCCGTACCATTCTCCAGCATGGTGGACTCCGAAGTGAGCGATTACTCAGTCACGTGACCATATTTCAATTGCCTCAATTGGAAAGGTTACTCTTTGTAACTGATTCAGGCATGAATATTCACCCAACCTTGGAAGAAAAGCGAGAGATTACCCAAAATGTGATCGACCTTGCCCATCGTCTCGGGATTCCTCAGCCAAAGGTGGCTATTTTGGCTGCGATTGAGACGGTGAACCCGCAAATGCCAGTCACCATTGATGCAGCAGCACTAGCAAAGATGGCCGATCGTGGGCAGATTCAGGGTGGTATTGTTGATGGACCATTAGCCCTTGATAATGCCATCTCACCAGCCTCTGTAAAAGAGAAGGGTGTTTTGAGCCCTGTAGCAGGGGAAGCGGATATTCTTGTTGTTCCAACCTTGGAGGCAGGTAACACATTGTATAAAGCGCTAGCCTATTTGGCTGACGCAAGGGTAGGAGCCCTTTTAGTAGGGGCAAAACGACCGATCATTCTTCCATCGCGAGCTGATCATGCCGAGACCAAGTTTCATTCCATGCTATTCGCTTTAGCACAAGACTATTAA
- a CDS encoding dihydrolipoamide acetyltransferase family protein — MASEVKMPQLGESVTEGTLQKWLVKVGDFVEEYAPLCEVSTDKVNAEVPSTVRGKIVQLVAEEGDTIQVGKVICFIETEDQVKKEEPTASLQPIEPLTKEEITALTTAQTGGGRYSPAVLRLAQEYGIDLAKLLGTGQGGRITRKDVLNYVESNRGEKDKSNNNNTREEGQRSLEQAPIPQIAEPPRSRVEEVAPSTQATLASAHALDTTISVTPVRRTIAQRMVQSKHDAPHAWTMVEVDATNLVQVREHYKAAFYKENGFSLTFLPFFMKAVVEALKKYPILNSQWREDHILQKKEINLSVAIATEEALYVPVIRHADEKSIYGLAKSLHDLADRTRANKLTLEDMQGGTFTVNNTGSFGSVLSMPIINAPQAAIMSIEAIVKRPVVMHDMIAIRSMVNLCLSLDHRVLDGLVCGRFLQEVKQQVESMSIENTTIY; from the coding sequence ATGGCAAGTGAAGTGAAGATGCCCCAACTGGGTGAGAGTGTTACAGAAGGTACCCTTCAAAAATGGTTAGTTAAAGTGGGGGATTTTGTTGAAGAGTATGCCCCCCTCTGTGAGGTAAGTACAGATAAGGTAAATGCAGAGGTACCCTCAACCGTCCGTGGCAAAATTGTTCAATTGGTAGCTGAAGAAGGAGATACCATTCAGGTTGGTAAGGTGATCTGTTTCATCGAAACCGAAGATCAAGTGAAGAAAGAGGAACCTACGGCTTCGCTACAACCAATTGAACCACTTACGAAAGAAGAGATTACAGCCTTGACCACAGCCCAGACAGGAGGGGGCCGATACTCACCAGCAGTCCTCCGTTTGGCACAAGAATATGGAATCGATTTAGCGAAGCTCTTAGGAACAGGACAAGGTGGTCGGATCACACGTAAGGATGTGCTAAACTATGTAGAGTCAAATCGAGGGGAAAAGGACAAGAGTAACAATAACAATACTCGCGAAGAGGGTCAAAGGTCCTTGGAGCAAGCCCCTATACCTCAGATAGCAGAGCCTCCAAGGAGTAGGGTAGAGGAAGTAGCACCTTCCACTCAGGCTACGCTGGCATCCGCTCATGCATTGGATACAACAATTTCAGTAACACCTGTTCGCCGCACCATTGCCCAACGCATGGTACAGAGTAAGCATGATGCTCCTCATGCCTGGACCATGGTGGAAGTGGATGCGACGAACTTGGTACAAGTACGAGAGCATTATAAAGCAGCGTTCTATAAGGAAAATGGCTTTTCTTTAACCTTCTTACCCTTCTTTATGAAGGCCGTTGTCGAAGCTTTAAAGAAATATCCCATTCTAAACTCACAATGGCGAGAGGATCATATCCTTCAGAAGAAGGAGATCAATCTGTCCGTAGCTATTGCTACCGAGGAAGCGCTTTATGTTCCAGTCATTCGCCATGCTGATGAGAAAAGCATCTATGGATTAGCCAAATCACTTCATGATTTAGCTGATCGTACAAGGGCAAACAAATTAACCTTAGAGGATATGCAGGGTGGAACCTTCACAGTAAATAATACAGGCTCGTTTGGCTCGGTGCTTTCCATGCCCATTATCAATGCACCACAAGCAGCCATTATGAGCATTGAAGCTATTGTGAAGCGTCCTGTGGTTATGCATGATATGATTGCCATTCGTAGTATGGTCAATCTCTGTCTTTCCCTCGATCATCGTGTACTCGATGGTTTGGTTTGTGGTCGCTTCTTACAAGAAGTGAAGCAACAAGTGGAGTCCATGAGCATTGAGAATACTACTATATATTAA
- the lpdA gene encoding dihydrolipoyl dehydrogenase, translating to MSEQLDLVVLGGGTGGYVAAIRAAQLGMNVAVVEKGKVGGTCLHAGCIPSKALLRSAEVFVQTKESDAFGILASQISLDFAKVQARKESIVNQLHQGVEYLLKKGKIRVIQGTGRIMGPSIFSPRAGAINVEYEDGETEILQPNHVIIATGSHPKTLPGLHIDGKRVMTSDEALVMEELPRSIIIVGGGVIGIEWASMLHDFGVDVTILEYAPRILPLEDEEISKEMTRLFKKRKIKIITSAKVLPDTLELSELGVTIQAEHQGETKSFSAERMLVSVGRGANAEGIGLQSTNIKVERGAIQVNEDYQTAEPHIYAIGDCIGGLQLAHVASHEGIHAVEHMAGLQPEPLQYEQIARCTYSRPEVASVGITEQEAKERGYEVKVGKMPFKGIGKALVQGEADGFVKIIADAKSNDILGVHMVGPHVTNLISEAALAQFLNATPWEIGSMVHPHPTLSEVMGEAALAVDGNAIHI from the coding sequence ATGTCTGAACAATTAGACTTAGTCGTTTTGGGTGGAGGTACTGGAGGCTATGTTGCTGCGATCCGCGCTGCACAGCTAGGAATGAATGTGGCAGTTGTGGAGAAAGGAAAGGTAGGGGGAACCTGTCTACATGCAGGCTGTATTCCTAGTAAAGCTTTACTTCGTAGTGCAGAGGTCTTTGTCCAAACCAAAGAGAGTGATGCATTTGGTATTCTAGCTTCACAGATCTCCCTCGACTTTGCAAAGGTCCAGGCACGAAAAGAGAGCATCGTGAATCAGCTTCATCAAGGGGTGGAGTACCTATTAAAGAAGGGGAAGATCCGTGTCATTCAGGGCACAGGACGTATTATGGGTCCATCCATCTTCTCACCGCGAGCAGGTGCAATCAATGTGGAGTATGAGGATGGTGAAACGGAGATTCTGCAACCCAATCATGTGATCATCGCCACGGGCTCCCATCCCAAAACATTGCCTGGTCTTCACATCGATGGAAAACGAGTGATGACCAGTGATGAAGCGTTGGTGATGGAAGAGCTACCTCGCTCCATCATCATTGTGGGTGGTGGTGTTATTGGAATCGAATGGGCATCCATGTTGCATGATTTTGGTGTGGATGTAACGATTCTCGAATATGCGCCGCGGATTCTACCTTTAGAGGATGAAGAGATTAGTAAAGAGATGACGCGCCTCTTTAAGAAACGGAAGATTAAGATCATCACTTCTGCCAAAGTACTACCAGATACCTTAGAGCTCTCAGAATTGGGTGTCACCATACAAGCAGAGCATCAAGGAGAGACGAAGAGCTTCTCTGCGGAACGCATGCTTGTCTCTGTTGGCCGAGGTGCCAATGCAGAAGGAATTGGCCTACAAAGTACCAATATTAAAGTTGAACGTGGTGCCATTCAGGTGAATGAGGACTATCAAACGGCTGAACCCCATATCTATGCCATTGGGGATTGCATTGGGGGCCTTCAATTAGCCCATGTTGCATCCCATGAAGGAATTCATGCGGTAGAGCATATGGCAGGCTTACAACCTGAGCCCCTTCAGTATGAACAGATCGCTCGCTGTACATATAGCCGTCCCGAGGTGGCTAGTGTGGGGATCACTGAACAGGAAGCGAAGGAACGTGGCTATGAAGTGAAGGTTGGGAAGATGCCATTTAAAGGGATTGGCAAAGCACTCGTCCAAGGAGAGGCCGATGGCTTTGTGAAGATTATTGCCGATGCGAAGAGCAACGATATCCTCGGCGTTCATATGGTAGGGCCTCATGTGACCAATCTAATCTCTGAAGCAGCCTTAGCTCAATTCCTTAACGCGACACCTTGGGAGATAGGGTCCATGGTTCATCCCCATCCCACTCTTTCAGAAGTGATGGGTGAAGCGGCCTTAGCTGTTGACGGGAATGCGATTCATATTTAA
- a CDS encoding acyl-CoA mutase large subunit family protein yields the protein MLGSSEKEDFLTLYEEWEADVARRLERFPERKEEFNTSSGIPIQRCYTPVDRDQQNEVKNGLPGMYPYTRGVQHTMYRGRHWTMRQYAGFGTASQTNERFQYLLLQGQTGLSVAFDLPTQIGYDSDHPMAEGEVGRVGVAIDSLEDMEILLEGIPLDQVSTSMTINAPAAILLAMYLAVAEKQGVPFQKISGTIQNDILKEYVARGTYIYPPSPSMRLITDTFAYCAEHVPRWNTISISGYHIREAGANAVQEVAFTIANGIAYVRAAVAKGLEVNRFTPQLSFFFNAHNHFFEEIAKFRAARRIWATIMKEQFGVTDAKGMQMRIHTQTAGSTLTAQQPENNVVRVTLQALAAVLGGTQSLHTNGKDEALSLPTEASALLALRTQQIIAHESGVADVVDPLAGSYFVEQLTDQIEERVWEYLKQIDEMGGAVTAIEQGFMQREIRQQAYKTQRSIEQGDEVIVGVNRFRMNEEVEPPLYRIDSQLAKEQKERLKALKERRDPIAVKQSLQALQKGAEGDANLLPLLLACVKAYCTVGEISDVLRRVFGEYQAAF from the coding sequence GTGTTGGGTAGTTCTGAAAAAGAAGATTTTTTGACGTTATATGAAGAGTGGGAAGCCGATGTAGCACGACGTTTAGAGCGTTTTCCTGAACGAAAAGAGGAGTTTAACACTTCTTCAGGTATTCCAATTCAACGCTGCTATACACCAGTAGATCGTGATCAACAGAATGAAGTGAAGAATGGATTACCTGGGATGTATCCCTATACCCGCGGTGTTCAACACACCATGTATCGGGGTCGCCATTGGACCATGCGACAATATGCTGGCTTCGGTACAGCGAGTCAAACCAATGAGCGCTTTCAGTATCTTCTATTGCAAGGACAGACGGGCTTGAGCGTTGCCTTCGATCTGCCTACACAGATTGGCTATGATTCTGACCATCCCATGGCTGAGGGTGAAGTAGGAAGGGTCGGGGTGGCCATTGATTCCTTGGAGGATATGGAGATTCTTTTAGAGGGCATCCCCCTTGATCAGGTGAGCACCTCCATGACCATCAATGCACCTGCAGCCATTCTATTAGCCATGTATTTAGCAGTAGCTGAGAAGCAAGGGGTTCCATTTCAGAAGATTAGTGGGACGATCCAGAATGATATTTTAAAAGAGTATGTGGCTCGTGGCACCTATATCTATCCACCGAGTCCTTCCATGCGGTTAATTACAGATACCTTCGCGTATTGTGCTGAGCATGTGCCGCGTTGGAACACCATTAGTATCAGTGGCTATCATATTCGGGAAGCAGGCGCCAATGCCGTACAGGAGGTGGCCTTTACCATCGCCAATGGGATCGCCTATGTACGGGCCGCAGTGGCAAAAGGCTTAGAGGTGAATCGTTTTACACCTCAGCTCTCTTTCTTTTTTAACGCGCACAATCATTTTTTCGAAGAGATTGCAAAATTCCGCGCCGCACGTAGAATCTGGGCCACTATCATGAAGGAGCAGTTTGGCGTGACGGATGCAAAGGGGATGCAGATGCGTATTCACACGCAGACAGCAGGCTCCACCCTCACTGCTCAGCAGCCAGAAAACAATGTGGTACGCGTGACACTACAGGCACTCGCAGCAGTGTTAGGTGGTACACAAAGCTTACATACCAATGGAAAAGATGAGGCGCTTTCACTACCAACAGAAGCATCCGCATTACTTGCACTCCGAACACAGCAGATCATCGCCCATGAGAGCGGTGTTGCTGATGTGGTGGATCCCTTGGCAGGCTCGTATTTTGTGGAACAATTAACAGATCAAATCGAGGAGCGCGTCTGGGAATACCTTAAGCAAATTGACGAGATGGGTGGTGCCGTGACTGCCATTGAGCAAGGGTTTATGCAGCGAGAGATTCGGCAACAAGCCTATAAAACGCAACGATCCATTGAACAAGGCGATGAAGTGATTGTTGGTGTTAACCGCTTTCGGATGAATGAGGAGGTAGAACCGCCTCTCTATCGAATAGATTCCCAATTAGCGAAGGAACAGAAGGAACGGTTGAAAGCGTTGAAGGAACGGCGAGATCCCATCGCTGTGAAGCAAAGCTTGCAAGCCTTACAAAAGGGCGCTGAAGGAGATGCTAATCTACTTCCCCTTTTGCTAGCATGCGTGAAGGCATACTGCACAGTGGGTGAAATTTCTGATGTACTGCGTAGGGTGTTCGGTGAATATCAAGCAGCGTTCTAG
- a CDS encoding Glu/Leu/Phe/Val dehydrogenase dimerization domain-containing protein — MAMQLFHTLKQYDYEQVVYCYDEVSGLKAIIAIHDTTLGPALGGTRMWPYQNEEEALTDALRLSRGMTYKNAVAGLNLGGGKTVIIGDPRKDKSPELFRALGRYVQSLGGRYITAEDVGTTVDDMDYIHQETDFVTGVSPEFGSSGNPSPITAYGVFRGMKAAAKEMFGSDDLAGRTIAVQGLGNVGYHLTRHLHEEGANLIVTDINEESVKRVMNEFGAKGVSTEEIYGAEADIFAPCALGGVINDQTLPQLRVQIIAGSANNQLLEDRHGEELQSEGILYTPDYVINAGGVINVADELEGYSRERAMRKVEKIYDTLLQVFQISRTEKISTSHAADHLAETRISRVQKLRSNYIPGEKK, encoded by the coding sequence ATTGCGATGCAACTATTTCACACGTTAAAGCAATATGATTATGAACAGGTTGTTTACTGCTACGATGAAGTCTCTGGTTTAAAGGCAATTATCGCCATACATGACACGACGTTAGGGCCTGCTCTAGGTGGCACACGGATGTGGCCCTATCAAAATGAAGAGGAAGCGCTAACAGATGCCCTTCGTTTGTCTAGGGGAATGACATATAAAAATGCAGTAGCTGGTCTTAATCTCGGTGGTGGAAAGACCGTAATTATTGGGGATCCACGCAAGGATAAATCACCTGAGCTCTTCCGTGCTCTTGGTCGCTATGTCCAATCATTAGGAGGCCGTTACATCACAGCTGAAGACGTTGGTACCACGGTGGATGATATGGATTATATTCATCAAGAAACTGATTTTGTCACAGGTGTTTCGCCTGAGTTTGGTTCCAGTGGCAACCCATCTCCCATTACTGCGTATGGCGTTTTTCGGGGGATGAAGGCAGCAGCAAAAGAAATGTTTGGAAGCGATGATTTGGCTGGTCGTACCATCGCTGTTCAAGGTTTAGGTAATGTGGGCTATCATCTTACTCGTCATCTTCATGAAGAGGGCGCCAACTTAATCGTTACAGACATCAATGAAGAGAGCGTAAAGCGTGTCATGAATGAATTTGGTGCAAAAGGCGTTTCCACCGAGGAGATCTATGGTGCAGAAGCAGATATCTTCGCACCCTGTGCCCTCGGCGGTGTCATCAATGATCAAACCCTACCTCAGCTCCGCGTACAGATCATTGCAGGATCCGCTAATAATCAACTCTTAGAGGATCGTCATGGTGAAGAGCTCCAAAGTGAAGGAATTCTCTATACACCAGATTATGTAATCAATGCAGGTGGCGTCATCAATGTAGCAGATGAGCTAGAAGGCTATTCACGGGAGCGAGCCATGCGGAAGGTAGAGAAAATCTATGACACCCTACTACAAGTTTTCCAGATTTCTCGTACCGAAAAAATCTCCACATCCCATGCTGCGGACCATCTAGCAGAGACAAGAATCAGTCGCGTGCAGAAATTGCGTAGTAACTATATTCCTGGTGAAAAGAAATAA
- a CDS encoding cobalamin B12-binding domain-containing protein: protein MKQGRDITTIRVVIAKPGLDGHDRGALVIAQALRDAGMEVIYTGIRQTAQQIVATALQEDADVVGLSSLSGAHRDLFPQVVQQLKEAGLDDVLVIGGGVIPREDIQFLHEAGIAHIFTPGTSTQEVIQYIVEHVRELA, encoded by the coding sequence ATGAAACAAGGAAGAGATATTACAACCATTCGAGTTGTTATTGCGAAGCCAGGTTTGGATGGTCATGATCGGGGTGCACTGGTCATTGCCCAAGCACTTCGGGACGCAGGAATGGAAGTGATCTATACAGGGATCCGCCAGACAGCTCAGCAGATCGTGGCCACCGCACTTCAGGAGGATGCTGATGTGGTAGGCCTGTCCAGTCTTTCAGGTGCTCATCGTGATCTATTTCCCCAAGTGGTTCAACAGCTTAAGGAAGCAGGGCTTGATGATGTGCTCGTCATCGGGGGAGGAGTGATTCCTCGAGAGGATATTCAATTCCTCCATGAGGCAGGGATCGCTCATATCTTTACACCTGGTACATCAACGCAGGAGGTTATCCAATATATTGTAGAACATGTGAGGGAGTTAGCATGA
- a CDS encoding thiamine pyrophosphate-dependent dehydrogenase E1 component subunit alpha, with protein sequence MEKRHLALGLTDEKVKSIYRTMLLARKLDERQWLLNRAGKIPFVISCQGQEAAQVGAAYALDRERDMVMPYYRDVGVVLSFGFTARDLMLAAFAKAEDPSSGGRQMPGHFGSRRHRILSGSSPVTTQLPHAVGAALAAKMRGERMIAYTSVGDGSSNQGDFHESANFASVHKLPVIFFIENNQYAISVPLRKQVACEKLSDRAIGYGMPGVTVDGNDPLAVYEAMQIAVQRGLAGEGPTLIEAVCNRLTPHSSDDDDRTYRPREEVAAAKEKDPLPTFLNYLLQSGTITEVEEKELQAEIATEVDEATRYAEAAPYPLAESALRYVYAEKEGI encoded by the coding sequence GTGGAAAAGCGTCATCTTGCCCTAGGATTGACTGATGAAAAGGTTAAATCGATATATCGAACCATGCTCCTTGCTCGTAAATTGGATGAACGCCAATGGCTACTTAATCGTGCAGGAAAGATTCCTTTTGTCATCTCCTGTCAGGGACAGGAAGCAGCCCAGGTTGGAGCAGCATATGCGTTAGATCGTGAGCGAGACATGGTGATGCCCTATTATCGCGATGTCGGTGTGGTTCTTAGCTTCGGCTTTACGGCCCGTGATCTGATGCTAGCAGCATTTGCAAAAGCAGAGGATCCTAGCTCTGGTGGTCGCCAGATGCCAGGCCATTTTGGCAGTCGTCGCCATCGTATCCTCTCAGGGTCATCACCAGTTACTACGCAGCTTCCCCATGCGGTCGGTGCAGCACTAGCAGCAAAAATGCGTGGAGAGAGAATGATTGCTTATACCTCCGTCGGCGATGGATCCTCTAATCAGGGAGACTTCCATGAGTCAGCTAACTTTGCCAGTGTTCATAAGTTACCTGTGATCTTTTTCATCGAGAATAATCAATATGCCATCTCTGTACCATTACGGAAGCAGGTGGCATGTGAGAAGCTCTCAGATCGAGCCATTGGCTATGGAATGCCTGGTGTCACCGTTGATGGCAATGATCCCTTAGCTGTTTATGAGGCGATGCAGATAGCGGTTCAACGTGGACTAGCAGGTGAGGGACCCACCTTAATTGAAGCAGTTTGTAACCGTCTTACCCCGCATTCCAGTGATGATGATGACCGTACCTATCGACCACGGGAAGAGGTAGCAGCAGCCAAGGAGAAGGATCCCCTACCAACATTTCTGAACTATCTTCTGCAATCTGGTACCATCACGGAAGTGGAAGAGAAGGAATTACAGGCAGAGATCGCTACTGAAGTGGATGAAGCCACACGCTATGCAGAGGCAGCACCCTATCCCCTTGCAGAATCGGCATTACGCTATGTCTATGCAGAGAAGGAGGGTATCTAA